In Bacillus thuringiensis, the DNA window TTTGTATTTTGGAAGAAACGATACTTTTAACGATAAGAAAGCTGCTCTAGCATAGTTGTATAACTGCGCTAGAGCAGCTTTTTTGCTATGAAATCCAAAGTTTTGAATAGAATATAACTTATAAAATGTAATGTATATGAAGGGAGTGAATTCCGTATAAGTCTTGTCCAATTCATAAAATGGGGTTAAAATTACATATTGTTAATGAAAAGTTGGAGGAAATACATCATGGAATTGTTTCAATTACCGAAAGCATTCCTGCAGATGAATACAATCTTTATCTCCATATTGATCGAAGCACTTCCTTTTGTGCTTATTGGTGTATTTATTTCAGGATTTATTCAAATGTTTGTGACAGAGGATATGGTAGCAAAATGGATGCCGAAAAATCGTTTTCTGTCCGTTTTAATGGCTACTTTTTTAGGTATGTTGTTTCCAGGTTGTGAATGTGGAATTGTTCCGATTGTAAGGCGATTAATCGGAAAAGGGGTTCCGCCATATGCCGGGATTGCATTTATGTTAACGGGGCCAATTATCAATCCGGTCGTATTATTTGCAACATATGTTGCCTTTGGAAGTAGTATGCACATGGTATGGTATCGTTCTATTGTAGCGATTATCGTAGCAATTATCGTTGGAATTATATTATCATTTATGTTTAAAGAACATCAATTAAGAGATGATCACTTCCCAGAAGTGAATCATAAGCGTCCATTACGTAAAAAAATGTGGGATGTATGTACGCATGCTGTTGAGGAATTTTTCTCGATGGGAAAATATTTAGTGTTAGGTGCGTTAATTGCAGCTGCAGTTCAAACGTTCGTACAAACTTCAACACTTCTTGCTATAGGACAAGGACCGTTTTCTTCACCAGCTGTTATGATGGGACTAGCTTACATTTTATCACTTTGTTCAGAAGCGGATGCATTTATTGCTTCGTCATTCCAAAGTACGTTTTCAACAGCATCACTTGTCGCGTTCCTCGTATATGGACCGATGGTGGATATTAAAAATATGTTTATGATGCTTGCGACATTTAAAACGAAATTTGTAATTGTCGTTACAGTTACAGTTACACTTGTTGTTTATGCAAGCTCACTACTCATTTATGCGATGGGGTGGTAGGTTATGTTTCGAGCATATATATTATTAGGTTTTACAATCTTAATCGCGCAGCTTCATATTTCAGGTAATATTACGAAGTATATCAATATGAAGTATGCCTATTTATCAAAAACAGCAGCAATTATTCTAGGTTTCTTAACGATTGTACAAATTATTATCGTTTTCCAAAAAGAGCATCAAAAAGAAAAAGAAAAAGAAAAAGAAAAAGAACAGCACAATTGCGGATGTGATCATAGTCATTGTGGGCACGACCATTCAAAAGATGAAAATACATGGTGGAAACGAACATTTTCGTATACTTTGTTCTGTTTTCCAATTGTCTCAGGATTATTTTTCCCGATTGCGACACTAGATTCGGATATTGTTAAAGCGAAGGGATTTCATTTTCCAGTAGCACAAGCAGAAAGTAAAGATCCGTTTATGACAAGGCAATTTCTAAGACCGGACACGAGTATTTATTACGGAAAAGAAGGATACCGTGGTGTAATGGAAAAAGGGAAGAAAGAGTTTGTTACGAAAGACAATATTGCTTTAAAAGACGAGGACTTCTTAAAAGGTATGGAAACGATTTATAATTATCCTGGCGAATTTACTGGGAAAAAATTATCTTTTAAAGGGTTTGTGTTCAAGGATGATTCTTCTAAAAAAGAACAATATTTCTTATTCCGCTTCGGTATTATACATTGTGTAGCGGATTCGGGTGTATATGGTATGTTAGTGAAAAAACCAGAAGGGGTAGAATGGAAAAATGATGATTGGATTCAAATAGAGGGAGAAATTTCTACTGAATTTTATCAGCCGTTCCATGCGAATATCCCTGTTTTAGAAGTAACGAAATGGAATAAAGTTGAACAGCCAAAAGAACAATATGTATTTAGAGGAGCCGATTGATCACATCGGTTCTTTTTTGTGGACTAAGAGTTCTGAATGTTGTTAATATTAAACATGTAGTGATAATCAGCTCATACTGTTCTAGTGTTCATGGGAAATGGAACTCTTACTTGAACTTCTTTGCTCCAGTTGAACCTTGTAGTGGGAGTCTTAATGTCTGCAAATAGCGGATTAAATAATCAAAGGGGTGATAATAATGACTGAAGTAAAGGGAAAAACAGCTAATGAGTCTAGAGTGTTTAAAACGAGCCGAGTATTTCCAACAGATTTAAATGATCACAATACGCTATTTGGTGGAAAGATATTAGCCGAGATGGATATGGTTGCTTCTATTTCAGCAACGAGGCATGCAAGAAAAGAATGTGTCACAGCATCTATGGATTGGGTAGATTTCTTACATCCTGTTCGTTCTTCAGATTGTGTTAGTTATGAATCCTTTGTAATTTGGACGGGTAGAACTTCGATGGAAGTGTTTGTGAAGGTAGTAGCAGAAGATTTAATTTCAGGTGAGAAGCGTATAGCAGCAACGTCATTTGTTACTTTTGTTGCGCTTAGTAAGGAGAATAATCCAGTTCCTGTACCGCGAGTAATCCCTGAAACAGAAGAAGAGAAAGAATTACATCGCATTGCAGTCTTACGTGCCGAACAACGTCATATACGTAAGGCAGAGAGTAAGAAAGTAGCTACATTACTAACTTTTTGAGTTGAATATGTAGTCGTTAACGGTATTATAACAGACCGAAATGTTTTCATATGAAAAGCGGACACCTAAAAATAGGTGTCCGCTTTTATAGTTTTTTCATCCACATATCATCTGACGATAGCTACTTAGCAGAAGCAAGCAGCACCGACGATGATTAAGAGGATAAATAATACGACTAATAGCGCGAATCCATTACCATGTGCGAAGCCCATTGTTATTTCCTCCTTTTATTTTAAGATACAACATACAATATGCAAATGAGCTATTGTTTGATATGGACATATATCATGTAATGACGCATTTTCTTGAATGATAATGTATTAAAAAAGGGAAGATATAGAAATAACAGTAAGTGGAGAAAGGAAAATATCCATGAAACACTTTTTCGTTGTAATCCTTTGTTTAATAGGTGTATTCATTTGGATGAACATCGATGTGGAAATGGGGAAAAAAATGGCTAGTGAAGATGAATTAGGACAAGTTCGATTAGGTGAATTTCAACTTTATACGAACGGTGAAGAGTTATATACGAAATTATTTGAGGATATACGTAATGCAGAAAAGTACATATATGTCCATTTTTATATTGTAGGTAAAGATGAAATAAGTAAAGAGTTTTTGCAGTTGCTTGAGAAAAAGGCATCGAGTGGAGTAGAAGTGAAATTGTCAGTTGATCGAATAGGTGGATATAAGCTGAAGAAAAAGATAATTCGTCAACTAAAAAGTAATGGTGTCCAGTTTACGTTTAGTAAAAAGCCTAAACTACAACGTATATTCTATTCGCTGCATCAACGGAACCATAGACGCATTGTTACGATAGATGGAAAAGTATCATACATCGGCGGATTTAACATTGGAAAGGAGTATCTTGGACAAGATCCGAAATTTGGTCCGTGGCGTGATTATCATGTACGAGTCAATGGGAATGGCGCCACGGATATGGAAAGAAAATTCGCTGCTGACTGGAAAGAAGATACGGGAGAAAAAATGCCTGTACATGAGAGTTTACCTGCAATAGGGAATGTGAAATATCAATATTTATTTTCAGATGGAAAAGGTTTATGGAGAAAATATGGAGCGCTTTTAAAGCAGGCTAAAAAGTCTTTAGTTATTGCTACGCCATATTTTGTACCAAGTAAAGAAATGATGAAAGAGTTAAAAGATGCATTAAACCGCGGTGTCAATGTGAAAATTCTCGTACCATTTAAAAGTGATGCAGTATTGTTAAAACAAGCTGCCTATCCGTATTTGAGAGAGATGAACCATGCTGGAGCGGAGATTTATCAATATCGAAATGGTTTTTTTCACGGGAAAGTAACAATCATTGATGGAGAAATCGTTGATATAGGTACAGCGAATTTTGATAATAGAAGTTTTTATTTAAATTGTGAATCTAACTGTGTCATATATGATAAAACAGTTGTTGCTGACGTATGGAACAGATTAAAAGAAGACTTCCATAAATCAAAAAGATTTTCGGAAGAAGATTTTGAGAAAATTAGTAAATGGGATTGGTTATTAGCAAGAATAGCAAATGTTATAGCATCATATTTATAGCATATAGACAAAAGAGAAGGGAGGCACTTTCATGGATTGTATGAAAGAATTAATGAGATGTAGTTATATGCTTATTTATAAGGTTGGGGAGTATACAGGAGAGGTAAGAGACGAAGAATTAAAGAAGCTATTACAGTTTCATTTGCCATATATGTTGCAAGCATATAATGAACAAGTGAATTTTCAAGAAGGAGAGAATGTACAGCAAATAACTTGTGAACCAATTCCATTTCATTTTCATGAAATGGAAAAGGAAACTGATAGTAAATATACAGGGGATATTTATATTGCAACTTGTTATATTTCGCATTTAAAACGGTTAGCACTAAAGTTTGCTCAAATGGCAGTTGAAGTTGCAAATCCAGAATTCCGCTCTTTTTTAGAAAACTGCTTTTTGAAAATGAACCGTTACGCCTATAGTGTATGGCAATATGTTGTGAAGAAAGAGTATAAGATCAAACATGTATATGAAAATGAGAAGTTTGCATAAGAAACTAAGGCGGAAAGATAGGGCCTTAGTTTTTTACTTTTCATGGAGAAAAAGACTAGGTAGCTATGTTTATTATCAGAAAATTTACAAATATTTACCGTTTATTTACTATTTTTCAATCTTTCCTTTAAAAATAGAGAGTAATATGGGGTTGTACATATTCTATCTAAAGGAGGAAACGCAAATGAACAAATGGGTTAAATCATTAACTGCTATGGCACTTGCAAGTTCTTTATTAATGGTAGGTTGTAGTAAAGGTGAGGACAAAAAGAAAGAAGACGATACAACAACACAACAAGAGGACAAAAAGGATAAAGAAACAAGTGGAACTGAGAAGTCTACGGATTCTAAAGAAAAGAAATAAAATAATAATAGAGCTTCCTCTTATAAATGAGGAAGCTTTTTTGTTGTAAATTGATTAAGATTATTGAAAAATAGAGAAAGAAGGAAAGAGGGGGAAAACAAATGAAAGTATGTATATTGGGAGCAACTGGGCGAGTAGGTTCAAACATAATAAAATTAGCATTAAAGGATTCAGCTGAAGTGACAGCATTAGCGCGTGATGTAAATAGAATAGAAATAAATCATGAAAGGTTACGAGTGATAGAAGGTAATGTATTGAATGAAAATGATATAAAGAAAGTGATAGAAGGAAGCGATATAGTAATTAGTGCACTTGGAACGGATCAAAATGGAACATTAGCGAAGAGTATGCCACATATTATAAAGCAAATGGAAGAAGTAGGGGTTCATAAGATCATTACAATAGGAACAGCTGGTATTTTACAAGCAAGAACAGATCTAAATTTATATCGTTTTCAATCAACGGAATCAAAAAGGAAAACGACAACAGCAGCAGAAGATCATTTAGCTGCATATAAGGTACTAAATAATAGTAATAATTTATGTTGGACAGTTGTTTGTCCGACACATTTAATAGATGGTGAGGCGACAGAGGTATATCGAACTGAAAAAGATATATTGCCAGAAGGTGGATCGAAAATTACAGTGGGTGATACAGCACACTTTGCATGGGATCTATGTAAGAAAAACATATATGAAAATAGTCGAGTAGGTATTGCATATTAAAAAACCATCCCGAAGTCGGGATGGTTAAAAGATGATATAACACAAGAAGATGATAATCATAATGATTTGGAGAATTGCTTTCGCTACTGTACTGCTTAAAAAACCAACTACAGTAGCGACTCCTACTAAAAAGGCGTCTTTTGGCGCTTTTTTATGCATGAGTTCTGTAATAAATACCGATAAGAACGGTATGATAATTAAACCGAATGGTGGGAAGAAGAAAGATCCGACAATGATAGAAAGCATACCGACACGTTCTCCCGATTTAGAACTCCCGTATTTCTTTAAGAAATATCCATTTGCAATAAAATCAGCAACGAAAATGAATAGTGTGAAAATGACTTGAATAATCCAAAAGGAAGTTGTTAGTTCTCCGCCATTTATACCAAAATGGTAAATGAAATATCCGGCCCAGACAGCAAGGATGCCTGGAATGATAGGATAAATAAAGGCGAGAAATGAAACAATGAAACAGGCAATGATACATATTGTTAATAATACTGTCACTTTATAACTCCTTCTTCGTGTCTAATTTATGTACCGCAATTTTTTTCACTTGATGTCCATCAAGTTCTAGTGCTTTAAATTGAAAACCGGCAAATTCAATGGAATAACCAGCTTCAATATTTAAGTCAACTGCTTGAGAGAGGAGCCAGCCTCCAATTGTATCTAAATCGCTATCATCAATATGTAGGCCAAATATATCATTTACTTCAGAAATGAGCACCTTCCCATCTAAAACAGTAAGCTTCGGCGTACGTTTTTCAATCATAGGTGATTCATCTGCATCAAATTCATCTTGAATTTCTCCAATGATTTCTTCAAGAATATCTTCCATTGTTAAAAGCCCAGCAGTACCACCATATTCATCCATAACGATTGCCATCTGAACACGATTCTTTTGTAGATGTACTAATGTTTTGCGAATTGGAACAGTTTCAAATACCGTTAGTACGGGATGTATGTAAGATTCAAGTGGTTTATGAATGCCTTTCGTTTGATCATGAAATATTTCTTTCGTATTAATCATACCGATAATATCATCTTTATCTTTTTCGATGATCGGATAGCGTGTATACTTTTCAGTTGCGACGATGTCCATATTTTCTTCTAACGTATTTTCAGTAGACAAGCAAATCATTTCTGTACGAGGGACCATAATTTCTTTCGCGACCCGGTCGTCAAATTCAAAAATATTATTTACATATTTATATTCGGTTTGGTTTATTTCGCCGCTTTTGAAGCTTTCACCTAAAATAAGTCGTAGTTCCTCTTCAGAATGGGCAAGTTCATTTTCTTTCGCAGGCTCTAAACCGAGTAGTTTTGTGAAAAAGATTGCCGTACTATTAAGTAGCCAAATGAATGGATACATAATTTTATCAAATAAAATAAGTGGTCGTGCAAACTTAAGTGTGATTGCTTCTGCTTTTTGAATGGCGAAAGACTTTGGAACTAATTCACCTAATACAACATGGAAAAATGTAATAAAACTAAAAGCAATAATAAAGGATAAAGTATTCGCCATTGTTCCAGTAATATTAATCTTTTCAAAGAGCGGTCGTAATAAATGTTCCACAGTTGGTTCACCAAGCCAACCGAGGCCTAAAGAAGTAATCGTAATCCCGAGCTGACAAGCTGATAAATAAACATCTAAATTAGATAGGACACTTCTTGCAGCTAAAGCTTGTTTATTGCCTTCGTTTGCAAGTTGGTCAATTCGACTTTTTCGTACTTTTACAACAGCGAATTCTGATGCAACGAAAAAGCCGGAAATAAGGATGAGTACAAAGATGAGAAAAATATTTAATATGTCCAAGTGTGTTCTCTATTCCGTAGTTTGGAATAAAGATGTCACCTCCTGCAATTATGTTATACTTTTATAATAAATCTAAACGAAAAGAATAGTCAAAGAAAAAGGGTAAATATTGGTATGTTTCTGCAATAGTTTTTGAATTTGCTGTTATTTTGTCCGCTATACAAAAGGAATAACCCCCTACTTTCAGATTCTAGAGGGTTATTTCAAATTAAGGTTTTGGAATACTTCTCGTTAAAGTGTATGATTGTTGTTTAACGTGATTTGTCGTCCATAGTGTTTGAAGGAATGAGAGTATGCAATACGGGATATACAAAAGTAATAAGCTAATTGTAACAATAACAGGTGCATTTCCGCCGAATTGAACGATAAATTGCAATAGTCCGCTTGCGTGAAAAACGCATTCCATAAAAACGAATGAAAGAATAATGGAGCCTAGAATAGATTTATGATTCGAGGTAAGCGCCAAAAATAATGTATCTACAAGGAAAGAAGATTGTTTTATTTCATATTCATTTGTTTTACTTAAGAAAGGAATCCATTTTTTTATTGCTTGCATAACGATAACCATGGAAGTACTACAAACGATGATAAAAGATGAGTAGTAAGGAAGTTTTATCAATTTTGCGATGTATAGAAGTAGTAATAAGACTGAGCATTGTAATAATACAGTACAAAAAGAGTACGGAATCCATTTTAATAAAGAAGTAAACTTCTTAACCGAATTAGGTGCTTTAAAAAATAAATGGCCAATCCCTAAACTGATGAAGAATCCGATTGCAAGAGTAAAGGTAAAACGAACAATCGATAAAAAATATATTTCCCATATGTAAGGGAATAACGGCGTTGAATGATTAGAAGTATGTACCATCTGATTTGCTGAGAAAAAGATAGATTCGTGCATCCAATCAATCTTTGGAATTGTCATAGAAGAAAGCTGTGCGAAGTTATGAAAAATGCTTATAAAGCCAGTTAAGTATGAATATTTATGTGTAATGAATAATGCAGGAATAGGACTAATGATAAATATAATGAGAACACCAACTATAAATTTACAAATATGTGAGCGCAATAAAGACATGTAATCACCTACTCTTAGAATATTCAGAAAATTCTTATTCTTATTTTAGCTTTTTTCGGCGTAAGTTACAATATATTTTCTTAAAGAAGTTTAGAGAGAATGTTTGATATAGTAGGGGGACATAGGTGAATGAAACGTGAATAAATTATGACAAGAAAATGAACAATTTTCAGAAAAATAAAATAAATTATTTATTTTTTTCTGAAAATATAATATAGTTATGGCACAGAAAGTATTTTAACATAAGGAGGCTGTTTATGAGGATTAAAGGGAATTATGTGCCGAAAAGGGAAGTTTTATTTTGCTCAAGTTCAATTACAATAGGGGAAGCGCTGGAGCATTTAAATAAAACTGGCTATCGTTGTGTACCAGTTTTAGATGAAAAAAAAGAGAAACATTTAGGGAATATATATAAAGTAGATATTTTAGAATATAAAGGTTCGCTGGAAGAGAGTGTATTACAATTATTAAACGATAAAGAAGGATATGTCAGAGAAGATTCTTCGTTCTTTAAAGTATTTTTTACAATTAAAAAATTACCTTATTTATCAGTGGTTGATGAAAAAGGAGTCTTCCTTGGAATTTTAACGCATAAAAAAGTTTTTGAGTTATTAGAAGATGCTTGGGGGGTTCATTCTAGTAAATATTCTGTCATGATTGGAACACAAGATTATAATGGGGCCATTCAAAAATTATCGACAGTATTAAAAAAATATACAGGTATCCAAAGTTTAATGACTTTTGATAATGATGCCTTATTAGTTCGTAGAATTATGTTTACATTAGGAGAAGAGTTTAATGACGGTGAATTAGAGACTTTATTGAAAGATTTAGAAGATCACGGATTTAGAGTTGTGTATGTGGAAGAGATGAAAAATCCACGTGAAGTTGAAACGATAGAATAACATACAAAAGCCATCTAATTATGTTGGATGGCTTTTGCTATGTTACGCGTATAAAATTATTTGAAAATAACGATAGGATAAAAGAAGAGATTGTAACAATATTTGTGTAAAAGAATAAAAAATGTAGATAATTTTGATTTTCAAAAAAATCAATTTGAAAATATGTTTTTATTTTTCAACCAAATATGTTACTATATGTGTGATAAAAACAAAGAGGTCTGACAACTATACTCCACGCAATACCACTCTAATGAGTTGAAAATTCAAAAAAATCAAAAATTAATAGTTAGAGTAAGAATAAGGGGAATGGAGAAATTATGGAGAAAGACACTGCTTTGTAAGGGGCATATTTTATCATCTTGAGCAGAGAGGAGGATGCATAGCATATTGTGAAAATAGAGATAAACAATGAAAAAGTGCTATGCAAATGAAAAGTATGAAGGGACGTTTAAAGCCAGGTGATACGGTAGCAATTGGTTTAATGTTATTTGCACTATTTTTAGGAGCAGGAAATTTAATTTTCCCACCTGTTTTAGGGCAACAAGCTGGAGAGAATGTTTGGGTTGCTACAATTGGATTCCTTGTAACGGGAGTCGGATTACCCCTATTAGCTGTAACAGCTGTCGCGTTTGTAGAGGGGGACTTGAAAGCGCTATCTTCTAGAGTTCACCCTATATTTGCGTTTATTTTCCCATTGATTAGTTATTTAGCGATTGGACCATTTTTCGCGATTCCGCGTACGGGAGCCGTTTCATTTGAAATGGGTATGAAGCCATTTCTATCAGAGGCATTGGTTTCAGAATGGTACATGCTATTTCTATTCACAATAGTTTTCTTCGGAATAACGTGGTATCTATCATTAAATCCATCTAAATTAGTGGATTGGTTCGGAAAATTTCTTACACCATTGTTAGTATTGATTGTTGCTGTTATTGTCGGAAAGGCAATTATTGATCCAATTGGAGAACCAGCTGCGCCCCTAGCGGCATATCAAGAAAATGCTTTCTTTGGTGGATTTATACAAGGATATTTAACGATGGATGCAATTAGTGCTCTCGTATTTGGAATTGTCGTTGTACAAGTTATCCGCTCTAAAGGGATAAATGAGAGTAGTCAAATTGCAAAAACAACAGTAGTATCAGGTATTATTGCTGTATTTGGTTTAACGTTAATCTATTTATCACTTGCTTATCTTGGTTCAACAAGTACATCGCTTGGGGTATCAGAGAATGGTGGACTTATTTTAACGAATGTTGTAAATGAGTTATATGGAACAAGTGGTAAAATTTTATTAGGGCTTGTTATTATACTCGCTTGTTTAACAACTTCTGTTGGATTAACATCTGCTTGTGCGGGCTTTTTTACAAACTTATTCCCAAA includes these proteins:
- a CDS encoding DUF456 domain-containing protein: MTVLLTICIIACFIVSFLAFIYPIIPGILAVWAGYFIYHFGINGGELTTSFWIIQVIFTLFIFVADFIANGYFLKKYGSSKSGERVGMLSIIVGSFFFPPFGLIIIPFLSVFITELMHKKAPKDAFLVGVATVVGFLSSTVAKAILQIIMIIIFLCYIIF
- a CDS encoding TIGR03943 family putative permease subunit, translating into MFRAYILLGFTILIAQLHISGNITKYINMKYAYLSKTAAIILGFLTIVQIIIVFQKEHQKEKEKEKEKEQHNCGCDHSHCGHDHSKDENTWWKRTFSYTLFCFPIVSGLFFPIATLDSDIVKAKGFHFPVAQAESKDPFMTRQFLRPDTSIYYGKEGYRGVMEKGKKEFVTKDNIALKDEDFLKGMETIYNYPGEFTGKKLSFKGFVFKDDSSKKEQYFLFRFGIIHCVADSGVYGMLVKKPEGVEWKNDDWIQIEGEISTEFYQPFHANIPVLEVTKWNKVEQPKEQYVFRGAD
- the brnQ4 gene encoding branched-chain amino acid transport system II carrier protein BrnQ4, whose product is MKGRLKPGDTVAIGLMLFALFLGAGNLIFPPVLGQQAGENVWVATIGFLVTGVGLPLLAVTAVAFVEGDLKALSSRVHPIFAFIFPLISYLAIGPFFAIPRTGAVSFEMGMKPFLSEALVSEWYMLFLFTIVFFGITWYLSLNPSKLVDWFGKFLTPLLVLIVAVIVGKAIIDPIGEPAAPLAAYQENAFFGGFIQGYLTMDAISALVFGIVVVQVIRSKGINESSQIAKTTVVSGIIAVFGLTLIYLSLAYLGSTSTSLGVSENGGLILTNVVNELYGTSGKILLGLVIILACLTTSVGLTSACAGFFTNLFPKLSHKTIVTMVCVFSLIVSNLGLTQLIAVTLPVLMIIYPVAIVLIVLSYFHKWIGKRNTIYIGAILGALLISFFNGLESAEIKIDAISNVLQMLPLYKEGIGWLIPSCIGGILGFFFYKSNESSELQKKGA
- the cbpA gene encoding cyclic di-AMP binding protein CbpA encodes the protein MRIKGNYVPKREVLFCSSSITIGEALEHLNKTGYRCVPVLDEKKEKHLGNIYKVDILEYKGSLEESVLQLLNDKEGYVREDSSFFKVFFTIKKLPYLSVVDEKGVFLGILTHKKVFELLEDAWGVHSSKYSVMIGTQDYNGAIQKLSTVLKKYTGIQSLMTFDNDALLVRRIMFTLGEEFNDGELETLLKDLEDHGFRVVYVEEMKNPREVETIE
- a CDS encoding hemolysin family protein encodes the protein MDILNIFLIFVLILISGFFVASEFAVVKVRKSRIDQLANEGNKQALAARSVLSNLDVYLSACQLGITITSLGLGWLGEPTVEHLLRPLFEKINITGTMANTLSFIIAFSFITFFHVVLGELVPKSFAIQKAEAITLKFARPLILFDKIMYPFIWLLNSTAIFFTKLLGLEPAKENELAHSEEELRLILGESFKSGEINQTEYKYVNNIFEFDDRVAKEIMVPRTEMICLSTENTLEENMDIVATEKYTRYPIIEKDKDDIIGMINTKEIFHDQTKGIHKPLESYIHPVLTVFETVPIRKTLVHLQKNRVQMAIVMDEYGGTAGLLTMEDILEEIIGEIQDEFDADESPMIEKRTPKLTVLDGKVLISEVNDIFGLHIDDSDLDTIGGWLLSQAVDLNIEAGYSIEFAGFQFKALELDGHQVKKIAVHKLDTKKEL
- a CDS encoding spore coat protein produces the protein MDCMKELMRCSYMLIYKVGEYTGEVRDEELKKLLQFHLPYMLQAYNEQVNFQEGENVQQITCEPIPFHFHEMEKETDSKYTGDIYIATCYISHLKRLALKFAQMAVEVANPEFRSFLENCFLKMNRYAYSVWQYVVKKEYKIKHVYENEKFA
- a CDS encoding acyl-CoA thioesterase; protein product: MTEVKGKTANESRVFKTSRVFPTDLNDHNTLFGGKILAEMDMVASISATRHARKECVTASMDWVDFLHPVRSSDCVSYESFVIWTGRTSMEVFVKVVAEDLISGEKRIAATSFVTFVALSKENNPVPVPRVIPETEEEKELHRIAVLRAEQRHIRKAESKKVATLLTF
- a CDS encoding NAD(P)-dependent oxidoreductase, whose protein sequence is MKVCILGATGRVGSNIIKLALKDSAEVTALARDVNRIEINHERLRVIEGNVLNENDIKKVIEGSDIVISALGTDQNGTLAKSMPHIIKQMEEVGVHKIITIGTAGILQARTDLNLYRFQSTESKRKTTTAAEDHLAAYKVLNNSNNLCWTVVCPTHLIDGEATEVYRTEKDILPEGGSKITVGDTAHFAWDLCKKNIYENSRVGIAY
- a CDS encoding permease, which encodes MELFQLPKAFLQMNTIFISILIEALPFVLIGVFISGFIQMFVTEDMVAKWMPKNRFLSVLMATFLGMLFPGCECGIVPIVRRLIGKGVPPYAGIAFMLTGPIINPVVLFATYVAFGSSMHMVWYRSIVAIIVAIIVGIILSFMFKEHQLRDDHFPEVNHKRPLRKKMWDVCTHAVEEFFSMGKYLVLGALIAAAVQTFVQTSTLLAIGQGPFSSPAVMMGLAYILSLCSEADAFIASSFQSTFSTASLVAFLVYGPMVDIKNMFMMLATFKTKFVIVVTVTVTLVVYASSLLIYAMGW
- the cls gene encoding cardiolipin synthase, with the translated sequence MKHFFVVILCLIGVFIWMNIDVEMGKKMASEDELGQVRLGEFQLYTNGEELYTKLFEDIRNAEKYIYVHFYIVGKDEISKEFLQLLEKKASSGVEVKLSVDRIGGYKLKKKIIRQLKSNGVQFTFSKKPKLQRIFYSLHQRNHRRIVTIDGKVSYIGGFNIGKEYLGQDPKFGPWRDYHVRVNGNGATDMERKFAADWKEDTGEKMPVHESLPAIGNVKYQYLFSDGKGLWRKYGALLKQAKKSLVIATPYFVPSKEMMKELKDALNRGVNVKILVPFKSDAVLLKQAAYPYLREMNHAGAEIYQYRNGFFHGKVTIIDGEIVDIGTANFDNRSFYLNCESNCVIYDKTVVADVWNRLKEDFHKSKRFSEEDFEKISKWDWLLARIANVIASYL
- a CDS encoding YjcZ family sporulation protein, coding for MGFAHGNGFALLVVLFILLIIVGAACFC